The Pseudomonadota bacterium DNA segment TTGACACGCCGGGCATGCGGGAACTCGGGAATTTTTCGGTGGCAACAGGGCTTGATGAAACGTTTTCTGAAATAATTACTTTATCAGAAAAATGCCGTTTCAACGATTGTACGCATGCAGGAGAAAAAGGATGTGCTGTCCTGGATGCTGTTGTAAAAGGTCAATTATCTGATGAACGCTATCAAAATTATGTAAAAATGACCAAAGAGTCCAGTTACAATGAAATGTCATATTTGGAGAAAAGGAAAAAGGACAAGCAGTTTGGGAAGCTCATCAAGACCGTAATGAAGGATAAGAAAAGTCGGAGATAGCACATAACAAATCAATACACTTTTCCAGAAGAAGCCCTGTTGACGCCAACCACGGCAAGTCTGTTGGGCGGCTGGTGATGCAAGTCGCATGAATAAGGGAAAAAACATGAATCAAGGTATTTCCAGCAGCACACAATATGCAACCCCACAAGCAATAATCAATTCGCTTCCCTTTCCAACCCTTCTCATGCAGGCTGAGCCAAGACAGATTGTCACCGCCAATAAAAGCGCCTGTGAATTGTTCAACAAAGATCTCTCTGAAATTGAGGGCTACAGAGGCGGACAGGTTTTTGACTGCATCCATTCCTTTACTGAAGCAGGATGTGGAAAAGACGAAAATTGCCAGGACTGCACAATCAAAAAAGCAGTGGTGGACACCTTTGCTTCCGGACAGTCACACAGAAATATCCAGACTATTCTGGCCATAAAAAAACATGACGAAATCAATCCGTTTGATTTGCAGGTTTCAACGGAGAAAATCGGCGAGTATGTCCTGCTGACTATCGATAAATACAAAAAGAAATCCTCATCCAGGGTTTGACCGCTGACGATTATTTCAACGTTGTGCAGACAAATAATATGCTGATACAAAGGGAGTCATGATCAAACATATCAGGTGGCTGGCAAACGAAGTTGAACAGTGGTGTGCGGCAGGGATCATCACCAGAGAGCAGGCTGCGGCAATCAAGGGCCGTTATCCTGATGACCAGCCGGCCCAGTGGGGACGGATCATATTTTTCAGCCTTGGGGCTATTCTCTTCGGGCTGGGAGTTATTCTGCTGTTTGCCTATAACTGGCACGCTCTCCACAAATTCGTCAAACTCGGAGTGGTCTTTCTGGCGATTCTTGCCGCCCACGGCAGCGGTTTTGCGCTCTGCCGACCACAGAGCAATAATCAGGCGCTGGGCGAAGGTCTGCATGTCCTGGGAACTGTCCTGTTTGGCGCCGGCATCTGGCTGATCGCCCAGATCTATCACATCAACGAGTATTATCCCAACGGCATTCTTTTCTGGTCCCTTGGCGCCCTTGCTCTGGCCTGGGCCCTGCCCTCCACCCCGCAGGGAGTCGCGGCGGCGTTTCTTGTCGCTTTGTGGGGCGGCTGCGAGGTCTGGGGATTTCATCAGATCAATCACCCTGCGCCATTGATAATCATCGTCGGCCTGCTGCCCCTTGCCTGGCTCCAGAAATCTCGAGTCCTGCTGGGCGCGGCAATTTCATCCATACTGGTCACTGTGGCATTCAACAGTGGCAGAATGGATGAAGATCTTCTGGTCACGGTCTTCATCTTCCTTGCCAATGCCCTGATCGCGGCTGCTCTATTGGCAGGCCGGAGCAGATCATTTCCCGAAAGCCGCAGAATACTCTCTTTCTTCGGCAATCTGGTCTATATCATCGTCCTTTATGCCCTTACCTTCAAAGGTGTAAGCCGACATCTTGCTTTTGATCTTGATAGCCTTGCTGCCATTCTCTACCTGACGATCAGCGGTTTTCTGGCAGTATCCTGTTGGCTTATGACGGCCCTCAAGGCAGTGCGGCAATCGGCAGATATCCGGCAGATTCTGCAACCCGAACATATCGGCCAGATCATCAGCATGGTTCTGGTGCTCGCACTGGGCTTTGCCGATCACGGGGGCGGCTGGGGCTGGGGTGGAGCGTCCATCTTCAACCTGCTGTTTCTCTTCCATTGCGTGATGCTGATTATCCACGGCTGCAGGGAGGTTAACCTCAAACAAACAACTTTAGGCTGTCTGCTGTTTTCGATTCTGGCAATTTCCAGATATGTGGATCTCTTCGGCAGCCTGATCGCCAGATCAATGGTTTTCTTCGTTGTTGGCGGCGCAATATTTGCCACCGGCTTCTTTTATTCCAAATCAAAAAAACAGGGCCTGGAGGATAAGCGATGAGAAGAACATTCGTGATCCTGGCTATTGCCCTGCAGGTTGTAATCCTGGCTGTAATGGCTTTGGAAAGGGAATATATCGTCCGCTACGGCACCGAGGTATATCTGCGCACCGCG contains these protein-coding regions:
- a CDS encoding DUF2157 domain-containing protein, whose amino-acid sequence is MIKHIRWLANEVEQWCAAGIITREQAAAIKGRYPDDQPAQWGRIIFFSLGAILFGLGVILLFAYNWHALHKFVKLGVVFLAILAAHGSGFALCRPQSNNQALGEGLHVLGTVLFGAGIWLIAQIYHINEYYPNGILFWSLGALALAWALPSTPQGVAAAFLVALWGGCEVWGFHQINHPAPLIIIVGLLPLAWLQKSRVLLGAAISSILVTVAFNSGRMDEDLLVTVFIFLANALIAAALLAGRSRSFPESRRILSFFGNLVYIIVLYALTFKGVSRHLAFDLDSLAAILYLTISGFLAVSCWLMTALKAVRQSADIRQILQPEHIGQIISMVLVLALGFADHGGGWGWGGASIFNLLFLFHCVMLIIHGCREVNLKQTTLGCLLFSILAISRYVDLFGSLIARSMVFFVVGGAIFATGFFYSKSKKQGLEDKR